The Marivirga salinae DNA window GACTTATTTCCGCCTTCATCTGCTCAATTACTTGCATCATTAATGCAAAATTATACAAATCTTTGTCTGTAATCTCTGAATCTTGCGCCATTACAGCAGTGGAATTTAAAAATACTATTGCTGCCAATGCCAACATTCCTTGTCTCACTATTCTTTTCATAATTGTTCTAATATTTGATTTTTTGAATTGATTACATTTTTTAAAAACCCGAATTAAAGCTTTTTGTTGTCATAAGGCAAATTTTTTCTTTATTTTATGATAAATAAATTAAGAAAAATGAGAAAAGTAGTCTATTATTTAAGCACTTGCGATACTTGTAAAAAAATTATGGCTCAATTGAATCTTGAAGATTTTGATAAAATTGACATTAAAAACAATCCATTAACTGAGCCTCAGCTACTTGAGTTATATGTAATAACAGAATCCTATGAGGATTTATTCAATAAAAGAGCAATTAAATTTCGTCAACAAGGGTTTAATAAAAAAGAACTAACTGAAAACGATTATAAAAAATTATTACTTGATGAATATACCTTTTTGAAAAGACCTGTTTTTTTAATTAACGGTGACTTATATGTAGGAAATGCCAAAAAGATTATTGAGCAATTGAAAGAACGGATTGGAAAATAGTATTTTCAATCTTTTATATACTTTTTAACTATATTTTTATCTTCCCAAAGGATTTCTTCATCCATATTTTTCAATTGGGTGATTAAAGTATAATCTATATAATTATCACTTTCTGTTATAAATTCTTCTGCCGTAATTTTTCCGGTTAAAAAGAATTCAGCTTTCTTTTCTGAACTATCTTCTATTAATTCAAATGATGCATCTGTTTTTGTGTATTGAGTAAAATAATGATTTAACTTATCACCACCATCTTTAAAATTGCTGTCAAATTCTAAAATTTTTATCCTAGGTTTTAAATTATTTTGGGATTGGTAATCCTTTAACCAAGCAGAGGAAACCAAATTATTAAATAGCTCACTTGTGGCTATTTCAGCATCTGTATTATTCCATCTACCGCTTAAGTCAATATCTTGTTGGGTATCAGTCTTTAATACTTTTTGCGTACTACATGAAATCATTAAAATGCTAATCAGAAGTAGAATGAAATTTTTCATTTATTTTAAAATTTAACGATTCCTTTTAGGTTCAAAAATCTTGCCGATAAAGAATTAGGTACCGCAAATGTTTTGCCACTTACATCTTCAATCCATGAATAGGAAATGGTATTACTCACCCCTAAAACATTTAAAACATCTAAACCTATCCAAAATGATTCAATATACTTAAGATTTTGAATTTTTTCACCCATAAACTGCTTGGAAAATCCTACATCCATTCTTTTATACCACTCTCCTATGAAAATACTACGGCCTTCTAAACTATTAGGAGGTCCGGTAGG harbors:
- a CDS encoding arsenate reductase family protein translates to MRKVVYYLSTCDTCKKIMAQLNLEDFDKIDIKNNPLTEPQLLELYVITESYEDLFNKRAIKFRQQGFNKKELTENDYKKLLLDEYTFLKRPVFLINGDLYVGNAKKIIEQLKERIGK